A window of Streptomyces sp. NBC_00878 genomic DNA:
CGACCCTGACGGTCCCCAACCGGCCGAGGGGTGTCGTCGGCGTCTACGACGTCACCGACGACTGGACACCCATCTACGACAAGACGAACCTGCCCGGCTACTACGTGGCGATCGGAACCAGCGGAAACCAGTTCAAGAACGCCCCGCTCGTCGGCGGATTCCTGCGCACCATCATCGACCAGACCGAGAACGGCGTGGACCACGACCGGCATCCCGCGGTGTTCAAGGGCCCGCACACAGGCCACTCCATCGAGCTGGACGCCTTCTCCAGGCTCCGGCCGGTGAACGACAAGAGCTCGGGCACCGTCCTGGGATAGATGATCGCGGCTCCCGGACGGACGGACCCATACTGTGGCCGGCCGTACGAGGGGCCTGCGAGTTGAGCGGGAGACGTGCGCCTGCCGCAGTGCGTGGGAACCGCCCACCACGGACTGGTGCTGGGCGCCGCGGGGCTTGCCGTGCTGCTCGCCGCCACCGTCCTGGCCGCGCTCGCGGCACTCACCGAGAAGGCCGTCGAAGGCGGCATACAGCGGCGGCTCGCCAGTGACGCGGAGGCCGTGGTCGAGGTCTCCGGAGCGTACCGGCCGCGCGCGAGCGGCTGGTGAGTCAGGTGCCCCGCAGGGCTGTTGTCGTCCTGCCGGTGCGATCGCGCAGGAGAATGCGCAGGGTGTTGGCGTGCTCGTAGCCGACTTTCCGGGCGATGGTCTCGAGAGACAGGTCGGTCGTACGCAGCAGGTGGGATGCCTGTTCGGTCCTCAGGTCCTGGATGAAGCGGATGGGTGATGTTCCCAGGGTCTGTTGGACGCGGCGTTGGAGTGTGCGTTCACTGACGCCGATCGCTCTGGCGGCGGCGGGGATGGCGATGGGCTCGGCCAGGTGTGCGCGGGCCCAGCGTTCGAAGGCCGCGACGGTGGGGTCGCTCTGTGCCAGGGCGCTGGAGATGATGTAGGTGGACTGCGAGGGGCGTTCGTCGAGCACCAGATAGCGGGCCACCAGATCGGCCAGCGCCGGGCTGCGATCCCGAATGATCGCCAGGGCGAGGTCGACGTGGCCGAATGCCGCGCCCGCGGTGGTGATGCCGTCCGAAGTGACGACCATCTGACTCTGTTCGAGCTGGACCGCGTGGTACCTGCTGCGGAAAGCCGGTGACAGCCACCAAGCCGTCGTCGCGCGCAGGCCGTCCAGGATCCCGGCCTCGGCCAGCAGGAACGTGCCCGCGCATGCTGAGGCGATCGGCGTGCCGCGTTCGCGAGTCCGGATCAGCAGCTTCTGGGCGGGCAACGACTGCGCTGAGCCGACATAGTCGAGCACCTCGGCGGGCCGGCGGGCGGCCCGGGCGGGAACGATCAGCAGATCGGCCGCCTCGGCGTGCTCGACCGGCTCGACGGTCACCAGGTGCCCCGCGCCGGTGCGGACCTGGGGTTGGAAGCCGACCTTGGTGACGTTCCAGGACAGTGGTTTGTCGAGCTCCCGGCCCATCGCGTTGGCGTTGTCCAGCACGTCGAGGATCCCCGCGAGCCCGGAGTCGAACATGTCGTCGTCGACGAGAATCGCCACGTCCATGGCGGGAACGCTATCATCCGCGTCGTTTCTGCCTCTGATGTGGCCGCCGATCACCGCCGTAGGTTCGCGTTGTACGGGGGATCCGGCAATCCATTTCGAGGAGCGACGATGAAGATCGGTCTGTTGGTGCGTATCGAGGCCAAGCCCGAGTACGCCGACCAGGTCGAGGCGGCTCTGCGCGGCGCGCAGGAGCTGGCGGAACAGGAGCGGCACACGGTGACGTGGTTCGCGTTCCGCCAGGACGCCACCACCTTCGGGGTGTTCGACACCTTCGACGACGAGCAGGGGCGTCAGTCCCACCTGCAGGGCCGAATCGCCGCCGCGCTCGGCGAAATGGCGCAGACCATGTTCAGCTCGCCCCCGGTCATCACCCCGGTGGACCTGCTGGGAGTCAAGGTCCCCTGACTGCTGAGGCTCATCACGTCCGGCCGCGGGAAGCGTTGTCCGGCGGCCGGACGCGTTGCAGGTTTGCTTCGGGCGTTTGTACGCGTGCTTTTGGACGTTCGCCTCGGGTCGCTTCTTCGTGATCATTAGGCTGCTGTCATGGCTGAGGGTGAGAGCGTGACGCCTGGTGAGGCTGGTCTCGATGACGTGGACTGGTCCAACACCCGCGCATGGGTGGAGCGGAACCTCCGTCCTGGAGACCGGATCCGCGCCGTGGTACCGCTGCGAGGAGGCTGGACCTCACGGATGCGCCGCCTGGATGTCGTGGGGGAGGGGGAGCCGTACTCTCGCGTGCTTCGGTCGTTCGTCAGGCCGTTCTTCGTGAAGCACGCGGTGGGGCTGCTCACGCGGGAGGCGGACATCCTCCGGCTGCTCGCGGACACGAGCGTGCCGGCCGCTCACCTGCATGGTGTTGATGCGGCAGCCGAGCACTGCGATCATCCGTCGCTGCTGATGTCGTTGCTGCCCGGGAGCCTGCGTCTGGACGCGGAGGATATCGAGCGCAAGACAGAGCTCCTCGCCCGGCAGCTGGTGGTGATTCACGAGTTGCTGATTCCAGAAGCAGCCCGTCCGCGCGCGTATCAGGCGTGGACCGGTCCAGAGCGGGTGCGGCTTCCCGAGACCTCGAAACAGCCGGAAGTGTGGCAGCGCGCCGTGGACGTGATCCGCCGTCCGCCCCCGTCCTACCGGCCATGCTTCCTGCACCGCGACTTCCACCCCGGAAACGTGCTCTTCACCGGAGAAGGAGCGGACCTGGCGATCACGGGTGTCGTGGACTGGGTGGAGACGTCCTGGGGACCCGCTGACCTGGACGTGGCCCACTGCTCCACCGCGCTTGCCCTACTGCATGGAGTGCCCGCAGGTATGCGGCTGGCCGACCACTACACCGCAGCCGGTGGAACACTCAGCAACGACCCGGCTGACCACCTGTACTGGCGTGTGCTGGACGCGCTGGCCTTCGCGCCGGACGCGGAGAAGGTCGCAAAGCCCTGGCGGGAACTCGGGAGGGAAGATCTGACATCGGACGTTCTCGCCCAGCGCCTGGAGGACTACCTCCAAGCGCTCTTCGGCCAGTACGGCTGAGAACTCGCCGAACACGTCCGGCTTTCTTTGCGGACTGGCTGCCCAGTGGCCGGGCAGCTGCCGGTGCGCTGGACGGCGGTGTCGCGGCTGTGGCCGGCCGGTCCGTGTCGGCCATCGTGCTGTAGTCCGGTCCGCCGGGAGTTCGTCGAACCCCTGAACCGGAGGCCGCAGTTGCACGGCGTCCCGCCGACGGTGCGGATCGGTGCACCTTAGTCAGGGTGTCGCTCCCCGAGCCTGCCGGTACCAGAGTGGCGGGAGGTACCGGAACGGCCCTGAAACCCGCCGATGCGCCCCGCCCGACGCTTGCAGGCCACGCTGAATGCAATGTATACGTTGACCATGCTTGCATCCGGCGGCTCTTCCGTGGAGCGTCCAGGAATCCACAACCAGGCCGAAGTCGCCTATCAGCGACTGCGGGAACGGCTTGTGCGAGGGCACTACAGTCCCGGGGACCGCCTTACAGAGGTGGGTCTCTGCGAGGACCTGGGGATGAGTAGAACGCCCGTTCGTGAAGCGCTGCGTCGCCTCCAGAGCGACGGGCTGGTCTCCGCAACGGGGCGAGGAGTCGTCGTCAGTGCCCTGACCCTGCAAGAGATGCAGCACGCCATGCAGTTGCAGGAGGCTCTGGACTCGCTGGCCGCCAGGCTCACCGCCACGGCGCAGCGTGAGGGGCGGCTGTCCCCGGCTCAGCTGAACGAGTTGAAGGCGGCGGCGCACGCGGTCGAGGAACGGGCCGAAACGGGTGACGTGACGGGAGCCTGGCGTGCCAACCTGGACTTTCACATGATGCTCGCCCATCTCTCGGGAAATCCCTTGCTGGCGGACGCACTTGGCCGCATCTGGGCGCGCTTCGCCGTCGGCAGCCATGCCAACATCCACCGACGCCACGATCTGACGCCCCGCGAGCACGAGGCGATCGTGAGCGCCATTCTCGACGGTGACCCGGACCGGGCCGAGGCTGCGGCGGCGGAACATGTGCGCGCGGCCGCCGCGATGTACGGCCAGGACCACCCCGGCCACTGATACTCCCGGTGCCGCTTCGGCGGGTCGCGTCGTCCGGACCGACCCGCCGTCAAGCGTGCGGGGGACCGGCGTCGGCGAGGGGCGGCGAGGGGCAGGGTGCTGCCCCCACGGCCTGCTGATCAGCCCCTTTCGGGTCACGGCACCCACCGTCACCAACCGTCCCCAGGTCACGCACCCGCCGCCCCCACGGCCAGGAGCAGGTGGTGCCCCCGCGCGGGCATCACCTGCTCCTGGCCGACGCGCTGAACGTCTGCCGCACGGTCGCGGACCCGTCCAGCAGATTTCTCCATCCGCACCGTGTCCAACGTCTTGTCGACCCTTCATGTGCAATGTATACATTGCACATGAAGGGCAGAGGCGCCCGCCTCGGCCCGGCATGCAGGGCACCGACCCGGTGCCCCGCAGACATCCGTGCGCCAGGGACACGCGCCGACCGGACCCCTCCACGACGAGTCGCCGCACTCACGGCCGCTGCCCCACTTCGCCCCGATGCGCTGCCCATGACGGCAGCGGGGCGAAGGGCTGTCCATGAAAACCGACATCACGATCACCGACTTGAGGTGGGTCTCATGCCACGTTCTGGACGAAGCGGACGGCAGGTCGCCGTCCTGGGGGCGACAGCAACACTCCTGCTCGGTGCCGTCGCCTGCGGTACGGGCTCCGGGTCGAGCGGCAGCGGGCCCATCACCATCGGCATCTCCCTGCCGCTGTCCGGGCCCGTCGCCGACGCCTCCAAACCGGCCTACGAGGGCTACAAGGTGTGGGTCGACCAGCTCAACAAGAACGGCGGACTGCTCGGCCGACAGGTCGAGTTGAAGGTCCTGGACGACGGCTTCGACCAGAACACGGTGGTCAGCAACTACAACCGTCTCATCAGCCAGGAGCGCGTCGACCTGCTGCTGGGGACCTTCTCCTCCAAGCTCAACCTGCCTGCCTCGACCGTGGCCGAGCGCAACAAGATGCTCTACGTCGAACCGTCCGGCGGCGCGGACGAGATCTTCGACCGCGGGTACGACTACCTCTTCTTCGCGCAGCCCGGCACGTCCCGCGACCTGCCGGAGCAGTTCCTGAACTGGATACGGTCGCTGCCCGCGGACCAGCGGCCCAAGACCGCCGCCTACCCGACCCAGGACGATCCCAACACCGACGTCACCGTCGCGGAGTTCCGCAAGGAACTCACCGCCCTCGGGGTCAAGTCCGTCTACAGCGAGAAGTACGCCCCCGACACGGTCAACTTCGACTCCATCGCCAGCGTCATCGCCCGGGCCGAACCCGACCTCGTCGTGCACGGTGCCGTGGCGGCCAACGACGGCGCAGGCCTGGTCAAGGCCTTCCAGAAGCAGCAGTTCAGCCCGAAGATCATGTTCCAGACCAACGCGCCCAGCCTCGTCGGGTCCTACCCCCAGGCCGTCGGCGCCAAGAACACCGAGGGCATCTTCACCACCACGGCATGGAGCCCCAAGTCCACCTACGCGGGCAACACCGCGTTCGTGAAGTCGTACACCAAGGCATACGGGTCCGCACCCACCGATGACGCCGCCAACGCCTACACCGCCGGCCAGGTCCTCGAAGCCGCGGTCAAGAACGTGGGCGGCCTCGATCAGGGCAAGCTCGCCGACTGGCTGCACGGCCACCAGGTCAAGACCATCGTGGGCCCTCTGGGCTGGGACGAGCGAGGAGTGCCGGCCGGCGACATGCTGCTCGCCCAATGGCAGGGCGGAAAGCTGGAGTTCGTCTCGCCCAAGGCCCAGCAGACCACCACCAAGGTCATCAACCCCAAGCCGGGGTGGTCGTGATGACAGCCCTCCTCCAGGCGATCGTCCTCGGACTGCTGATCGGCGGCGTGTACTCCCTTGCCGCCTCGGGCATGAACCTGATCTTCGGAGTCATGCGGGTGGTCAACCTCGCCCAGGGCGGCATGCTCATCCTCAGCGCCTATCTCACCTTCACGCTGTGGTCGTCCACGGGCCTCGACCCGCTGCTGCTGGTCGTGGTGACCACGCCGTGTCTGCTCGTCGTCGGCTGGGTCACGTACTACCTGTTCATCGAGCGGTCGCGCACCACCGACCCCTCCATGGCACTGGTGACGACCTTCGGCCTCACCCTCGTCACCAAAGGCGTCATCGCACTGATCTGGGGCAACCAGCCCCGGTCGGTCACACCCGGGTACGCCAACCGTTCCTTCGACGTGGCCGGTCTGCTGCTGCCCCAGGCCCAGGTCTACGCCTGCCTGGTCGCCGTCGCCGTACTGACCTGTCTGTATCTGCTGCTGCGCCGTACCTGGCTGGGCCGCTCCATCCAGGCCACCGCCGCCAGCTCCGAAGGCGCCCGGCTGATCGGGATCGAGGTACGCAACACATGGGCCGCCGCCTATGCCATCGGAGTGGCGGCCGCCGGAGCGGGCGGGGCGCTGCTGAGCGTGCTCTATCCGTTCATGCCCAGTTCGGCCGACCACTGGATCGGACTGACGCTGTCCATCGTGGTGCTCGGCGGCATGGGCAGCCTCGCCGGCAGCGTGCTCGGCGCCCTGGTCATCGCCGTCGCCGAGTCCCTCACCTCCACCTACGTCTCGCCCGACTGGGCGGCGGCGGTGCCCTTCATGGCGATCATCCTGGTGCTCGTGATCCGACCGCAGGGCCTGCTCGGCACCCGACTGCGAGAGGACATGAGTCGCGCATGACCAGCAAACGTCTGCGAGCGACGGGCATCGGGGCGGCCGTCGTCGTCCTCGCCCTCTTCCCGCTCCTGTCCGACAACGCCTATCTGCAGAACATGGCCATCATGGCCTTCCTGCTGGCCATCATGGCGTCCGGCTGGAACATCATCTCCGGTTACGCCGGATACGTGTCGCTGGGCCAGAGCGCCTTCCTCGGCATCGGCGCCTACACCGCGGCCCTGCTGTCGATCCACACCGGCATCTCCCCGCTGCTGGCGGCACCGGTCGGCGGCATCGTCGCGGCGGCAGCCGCCCTCGGGCTCGGTCTGGTCGGCCGACGCACCCGGGGCGTCGCCTTCGTGATCGTCAGTTTCGCCTTCCTGGAGCTCACCGGGCTGCTGGCCGCCAACTGGTCGTCCCTGACCAACGGCAACCACGGCATCGCCCTGCCGCTGCCCAGTTGGGACCGCGCCTACCTCAACTGGCCTTTCTACTACTACCTGTTGGCCCTGCTCGTCCTCACCGTCTGGGGCTCCTGGGCCATCCGCCGTTCGAAGCTCGGCATCGGTCTGACCGCGATCCGCGACGACGAGGCCAAGGCGGACGGCATCGGCGTGCGCACCGACCGCTACAAAATGCTCGCCTTCGCCGCGAGCGCCTTCCCGATCGGCGTCGCGGGCGGGGTCTACGGCTACTACATCGCCTTCCTGGAACCGGCGTCGATGTTCGACATCGTCATCGCGATGCAGATCGTGCTCGCCGCCCACCTCGGCGGAGTGGGCACCCTGTGGGGCCCGGTCCTGGGCGCCTTTCTGCTGGAGCCGCTGAACCAGTTCACCAACCAGAGCCTGAGCGGGCCCGACGCCGGCTCCTGGCGTCTGATCATCTACGGTGCACTGCTCGCCGCCATCGTGCTGTTCTTCCCCCGGGGCGTACTCACCGAAGGACTCGCCCGGCTCGCCCGGCTGCGCCGGACCGGACCCCAGGCGGAGGCCGGCACGCGACTGACCCCCGCGCCCGACCGGTTGCCCGCCAGGACGCTCACGCGCCCAGGCGCCGACGAGTCCCGCACCGACCTGCCGCTGCTGCGGGTGGAAGGCCTGCGGAAGGCCTTCGGCGGTGTCCGTGCCGTCGACGACTGTTCCTTCACCGTGGAGCGCGGGTCCATCACCGGGCTGATCGGCCCCAACGGCTCCGGCAAGACCACGGTCTTCAACCTCCTCGACGGCAGCCTCGCGGCCGACGGCGGCACCGTCCATCTCGGAGGGCCGCGCCTGGACGACCTGTCCCGCTGGCAGCGCGCACACCTCGGTCTGGCCCGCACCTTCCAGGCCACCCGCGTCTTTCCCGGGCTGACCGTCCTGGAGAACCTCGCGGTACCGAGCCGCTCGTTCTCCACCGCCAGGCTCGCCCACTCCGCGATCAGCGGCAAGGAGGCCGAACGGGCGCGGGAGTGGCTCGACTTCGTCGGCATGGGCGCGTACGCCGATCACCGCGCGGGTGGACTGTCGTACGGACAGCAGAAACTCGTCGAACTCGCCCAGGCGCTCATGCTGGAGCCCGAGGTGCTCCTGCTCGACGAGCCCGCCGCGGGCATCAACCCCGCGCTCGTGGAACGCCTCACCGAGATCGTCCGTGCGCTCAACGAGGCCGGTACCACGGTGGTGATCGTCGAACACAACATGCCCCTGGTGCTCTCCCTGTGCGACCACATCCATGTGCTCGCCCAGGGACAGGTCATCGCCAGTGGCGCACCGGGCCGCATCGAACGGGACCCGGTCGTCCTGGAGGCCTATCTCGGGGCCTCCTCCTCCGATCCCGGAAACAGCCAGGCGACCGCGGGAGCGAGCGCATGATCACGTTCAAGAGCCTGGTCGCCGGCTACGGCCGGTCCGGGGACATCCTGCGCGGCGTCGACTTCACGGCCCCTCAGTCCGCCGTCACCTGCATCGTCGGCCCCAACGGGGCAGGCAAGTCAACCGTCCTCAAGGCCTGCAGCGGGTTGCTGCGCCCACGCGACGGCCAGGTCCTGATCGGCGACGACGACATCAGCCACTGCTCACCCGCGCAGATCCTGCGCCGGGGCGTGGTGCAGGTACCCCAGCACCACGGACTCTTCCCCTCGCTGAGCGTGCGGGAGAACGTCATGCTCGGCGCCTACGTCCAACGCCGGGAACGCGAGCGCAACAGGCGCAGGTACGCCGAACTGACCGACCTCTTCCCGCTGATCGCCGAACGGGCGGACGACAGAGCAGCATCCCTGTCCGGCGGCCAGCGCCGCATCGTGGAGTTCGCCCGCGCCCTCATGCTCAGCCCGCGCGTCGTGCTCCTGGACGAACCCACCCTCGGCCTCGACCCCAAGGCCTGCCACCAGCTCGCCGAAGCGGTCCGCACCCTCCACGGCTCCGGCGTCACGGTGCTCATGGTCGAACAGAACGTGCGGTTCGGCCTCACGCTCGCCGACCACGCCGTCGTCATGGAGGGCGGGCGCGTGCTGCACACCGGCGACGCCGGCGCGCTCCTCGCCGATCCGGACATGGCACAGCTGTTCTTCGGGGCGGCTCCCCGGCACAGCCAGGCCTCATGACCGCACCGCAGTCCCCCCGACGCACCCCCGACGATTCGGTGACCCCATGACGCACCCCCACCTGACCCTGCTCCAGGACATCCCGGCATCAGGCGCCCGCGCCGCCGCGCCCGTGCGCGTCGACGGCATGGAACTCCTGGCGATTCCCCAACTGGCCTACGACGTTCCCAACGCACCCGCGCACATGAACGGCGGAGACAGCGAGACCGACCTCCTGCTGTTGCGGCGGGACGGAGACACCTTCACCCCTTGGGGGAAGCTGCCGGCACCCGGCGGCGAGGACGCCGAGCACTTCACCATCGGCGACCGCAGCTTCCTCGCCGTGGCGAGCATCCGCGGCGGAGCGGGCCCGTACGACTACCACATACCCTCCCGGGTCTACGAGTGGAACGGCGACAGGTTCGAGCCCTTCCAGGCGTTCGACGGCTTCGCGGCCAAGCAGTGGCGGCACTTCACCGTCGACGACCGACACTTTCTCGCCCTCGCCCAGGGCGTGGCCGTACCCGGCCACGAGCGCGAGAACCGGCCCTCCGTCATCTACGAGTGGGACGGCACCCGCTTCACCCGCTTCCAGGACATCCCCTCGCGGTGGGCCTACAACTGGCACGCCTTCACCGTCGACGGACACATGTTCCTCGCCCACGCCGACCACATCACACCCAGCGTGCTGTACCGGTGGGACGGCACCGGCTTCGTCGCCCACCAGGAACTCGCCCCCGCCGCCGGGCGGGCCTTCGCCACCTTCGACGATCCGGCCGACGGCAGCACCTATCTGGTGACGGCCTGCATCGACGACGGGTCACGCGTGCTGCGCTGGGACCCGGCGACGCAGCGATTCCTGGAACACCAGAAGCTGACCGGCGCCGGTGGCCGCGAACTCACCGTCGTCCGCACAGCCCGTGGGCTGTACGTGATCCGGGTCAACTTCATCCACGGCACCCCGGCCGACCCCACGGCCGACCTCATGTCCCAGGTCTACCGGTGGCAGGACCAACGCCTGGACGTGGTCGAGGAGTTCCCCACCACCGGCGGCACCGACATCGAGGTGCTGGACAGCCCCGGCGGCCCACTGATCGTGCAGAGCAACGCGCTGAGCGCCGATCTGCGGTTCGCCGCGTACGTACGCGTCTACCGCTTCACGGACTGACACCCGCACCCCTGTCCCTTCTCCCCGGACACGTGCGGCCTTGCCAAGGAGCCCGACATGCCTGCTCACGAGAGTCCCGAACTCGTCGACCTCTTCACCGCCTACACCGCGGGACCCGACTCCATCGGTGCCCACCTGCGCGCCAGCGCGGCACGGACGAGGGCCGGTGACCCACTGCTGGTGGTGACCGGAGCCGACATGGCTCTCTACCCCGGAGACGGGGGACCGCCCACGGTGCTGCCCTACCGGCTCAGCAACCGCGGCTTCAAGGAACTGGCCGCCGTCTCCCACCTGGGCACGGCACTGGCCTCACTGATCGAGCTGCGCCACCGCGAACCCGACGGGACATGGCGGCGTGACGCCGACCGTCTCCTGCACCACGTGCGCCGCGCCCGGGCGGCCAACAGCACCGCCCTGTGGCGCGACCGGATCGCCGCGATCTCCTACCGCGGCCGGGAGGCGGACATCGCGGCGATGATCGACTACGCGTGCGCCATCACCGAACGCTATCTGGTACGGGCGCTCGCGGACCCGTCCCTGCTCGACCACCGGACACTGCGCGAGACCTACCTCGACGACGGCCACCACGAACTCCCCGTCTCCTTCAACCGCATCATGGTGGCCACCTTCTTCCTCGTCGGCCTCGACACCTCGCACCGGCTCATCACCTGGCTGGACGACCAGGGCATCGACTGGACCCGCACCATGGTGGTCGTCGTCGGCCGGATCGGCCGCCCCACCGCCGGAGTCACCTGGCGCACCAACGGCGTCGCCGGCATGGTGCTCGCCGCCTCACGGGGCGAACTCCCTCTGGACCGGCTCTACATCGCGCCCCACGCCGCGGGATTCGCCACGCCCGTCGACGGAGACCTGCGCGAAGTACGCGCGGTGGAAGGGCAGTTGCGTCAACTGTGGGCCGGTACCCGGGTCACGGTCGAACTCGGCGCCGCCATGTTCGAGGGATACCCCGCCTTCTGCCCCGGTGACGCGGACCTGGGCCGGGACGGACAGACCGTGACACGGGCGGCGGACGTCGTCAGCGAACAGCCACTGATCCGGGCCGTCGACGACTGGCTCACCCTCATCACCCGGCTGCGCCTGGTCATGGAGGACCCCCGGCAACTGCTGTCCGGAGCGGTGACCGACTACGCCGCGCAGCAGCTCATCGCCCACGCCAACGACCCCCGGGCCGTGACCGTGCCCGGCCTCGACAACGAGCCGTACCCCGCCCACGGCACCGCGCACGCGGCGGCCTGACCAGGAAGTCACAGGGAGACATGCCCCACCACGTCGAGCGGTTCCTGCAGCGCCTGCACGCGGGCGAGCCCACCCTCATGCTGAGCGTCCGGACCAGCCGGACCAGCGACATCGTCCACATCGCCGCGTCGAGCGGCCATCACGGCCTCATGATCGACCTCGAACAC
This region includes:
- a CDS encoding GlxA family transcriptional regulator; translated protein: MDVAILVDDDMFDSGLAGILDVLDNANAMGRELDKPLSWNVTKVGFQPQVRTGAGHLVTVEPVEHAEAADLLIVPARAARRPAEVLDYVGSAQSLPAQKLLIRTRERGTPIASACAGTFLLAEAGILDGLRATTAWWLSPAFRSRYHAVQLEQSQMVVTSDGITTAGAAFGHVDLALAIIRDRSPALADLVARYLVLDERPSQSTYIISSALAQSDPTVAAFERWARAHLAEPIAIPAAARAIGVSERTLQRRVQQTLGTSPIRFIQDLRTEQASHLLRTTDLSLETIARKVGYEHANTLRILLRDRTGRTTTALRGT
- a CDS encoding putative quinol monooxygenase translates to MKIGLLVRIEAKPEYADQVEAALRGAQELAEQERHTVTWFAFRQDATTFGVFDTFDDEQGRQSHLQGRIAAALGEMAQTMFSSPPVITPVDLLGVKVP
- a CDS encoding phosphotransferase family protein, with protein sequence MAEGESVTPGEAGLDDVDWSNTRAWVERNLRPGDRIRAVVPLRGGWTSRMRRLDVVGEGEPYSRVLRSFVRPFFVKHAVGLLTREADILRLLADTSVPAAHLHGVDAAAEHCDHPSLLMSLLPGSLRLDAEDIERKTELLARQLVVIHELLIPEAARPRAYQAWTGPERVRLPETSKQPEVWQRAVDVIRRPPPSYRPCFLHRDFHPGNVLFTGEGADLAITGVVDWVETSWGPADLDVAHCSTALALLHGVPAGMRLADHYTAAGGTLSNDPADHLYWRVLDALAFAPDAEKVAKPWRELGREDLTSDVLAQRLEDYLQALFGQYG
- a CDS encoding GntR family transcriptional regulator is translated as MLASGGSSVERPGIHNQAEVAYQRLRERLVRGHYSPGDRLTEVGLCEDLGMSRTPVREALRRLQSDGLVSATGRGVVVSALTLQEMQHAMQLQEALDSLAARLTATAQREGRLSPAQLNELKAAAHAVEERAETGDVTGAWRANLDFHMMLAHLSGNPLLADALGRIWARFAVGSHANIHRRHDLTPREHEAIVSAILDGDPDRAEAAAAEHVRAAAAMYGQDHPGH
- a CDS encoding amino acid ABC transporter substrate-binding protein: MPRSGRSGRQVAVLGATATLLLGAVACGTGSGSSGSGPITIGISLPLSGPVADASKPAYEGYKVWVDQLNKNGGLLGRQVELKVLDDGFDQNTVVSNYNRLISQERVDLLLGTFSSKLNLPASTVAERNKMLYVEPSGGADEIFDRGYDYLFFAQPGTSRDLPEQFLNWIRSLPADQRPKTAAYPTQDDPNTDVTVAEFRKELTALGVKSVYSEKYAPDTVNFDSIASVIARAEPDLVVHGAVAANDGAGLVKAFQKQQFSPKIMFQTNAPSLVGSYPQAVGAKNTEGIFTTTAWSPKSTYAGNTAFVKSYTKAYGSAPTDDAANAYTAGQVLEAAVKNVGGLDQGKLADWLHGHQVKTIVGPLGWDERGVPAGDMLLAQWQGGKLEFVSPKAQQTTTKVINPKPGWS
- a CDS encoding branched-chain amino acid ABC transporter permease; protein product: MTALLQAIVLGLLIGGVYSLAASGMNLIFGVMRVVNLAQGGMLILSAYLTFTLWSSTGLDPLLLVVVTTPCLLVVGWVTYYLFIERSRTTDPSMALVTTFGLTLVTKGVIALIWGNQPRSVTPGYANRSFDVAGLLLPQAQVYACLVAVAVLTCLYLLLRRTWLGRSIQATAASSEGARLIGIEVRNTWAAAYAIGVAAAGAGGALLSVLYPFMPSSADHWIGLTLSIVVLGGMGSLAGSVLGALVIAVAESLTSTYVSPDWAAAVPFMAIILVLVIRPQGLLGTRLREDMSRA
- a CDS encoding ATP-binding cassette domain-containing protein: MTSKRLRATGIGAAVVVLALFPLLSDNAYLQNMAIMAFLLAIMASGWNIISGYAGYVSLGQSAFLGIGAYTAALLSIHTGISPLLAAPVGGIVAAAAALGLGLVGRRTRGVAFVIVSFAFLELTGLLAANWSSLTNGNHGIALPLPSWDRAYLNWPFYYYLLALLVLTVWGSWAIRRSKLGIGLTAIRDDEAKADGIGVRTDRYKMLAFAASAFPIGVAGGVYGYYIAFLEPASMFDIVIAMQIVLAAHLGGVGTLWGPVLGAFLLEPLNQFTNQSLSGPDAGSWRLIIYGALLAAIVLFFPRGVLTEGLARLARLRRTGPQAEAGTRLTPAPDRLPARTLTRPGADESRTDLPLLRVEGLRKAFGGVRAVDDCSFTVERGSITGLIGPNGSGKTTVFNLLDGSLAADGGTVHLGGPRLDDLSRWQRAHLGLARTFQATRVFPGLTVLENLAVPSRSFSTARLAHSAISGKEAERAREWLDFVGMGAYADHRAGGLSYGQQKLVELAQALMLEPEVLLLDEPAAGINPALVERLTEIVRALNEAGTTVVIVEHNMPLVLSLCDHIHVLAQGQVIASGAPGRIERDPVVLEAYLGASSSDPGNSQATAGASA
- a CDS encoding ABC transporter ATP-binding protein, with amino-acid sequence MITFKSLVAGYGRSGDILRGVDFTAPQSAVTCIVGPNGAGKSTVLKACSGLLRPRDGQVLIGDDDISHCSPAQILRRGVVQVPQHHGLFPSLSVRENVMLGAYVQRRERERNRRRYAELTDLFPLIAERADDRAASLSGGQRRIVEFARALMLSPRVVLLDEPTLGLDPKACHQLAEAVRTLHGSGVTVLMVEQNVRFGLTLADHAVVMEGGRVLHTGDAGALLADPDMAQLFFGAAPRHSQAS
- a CDS encoding DUF5624 domain-containing protein; this encodes MPAHESPELVDLFTAYTAGPDSIGAHLRASAARTRAGDPLLVVTGADMALYPGDGGPPTVLPYRLSNRGFKELAAVSHLGTALASLIELRHREPDGTWRRDADRLLHHVRRARAANSTALWRDRIAAISYRGREADIAAMIDYACAITERYLVRALADPSLLDHRTLRETYLDDGHHELPVSFNRIMVATFFLVGLDTSHRLITWLDDQGIDWTRTMVVVVGRIGRPTAGVTWRTNGVAGMVLAASRGELPLDRLYIAPHAAGFATPVDGDLREVRAVEGQLRQLWAGTRVTVELGAAMFEGYPAFCPGDADLGRDGQTVTRAADVVSEQPLIRAVDDWLTLITRLRLVMEDPRQLLSGAVTDYAAQQLIAHANDPRAVTVPGLDNEPYPAHGTAHAAA